A DNA window from Massilia putida contains the following coding sequences:
- a CDS encoding DUF1329 domain-containing protein yields the protein MDIKTIFLGTTLVLGAAAHAAVGEQEAAKLGKELTPVGAERAGNKDGTIPAWTGGDMKAPAGWKTGAPRPDPYAADKRLFSIDASNVDRYKDKLAPGQVEMVKTIPGYRMDVYATHRSCGYPEFFYERTKKNASTAKMAANGHDIAEAIGAAVPFPIPHSGAEAVWNHKLNWKGEGFTSHYAGYIPPKGSDSIGEPIAQDEFETSPMWSPSNKGIADARGIEYQMLNVFTGPPSIAGDATLAQYNFSKPNDVWLYFASQRRVRRAPTYQYDAPVLNTENLEIVDQYLQFNGPLDRYDWKIAGKKEVYVPYNTYRLNSPANKVADVVKPKFFSRDLTRYELHRMWVVEATLKEGMRHMFPKRTFYIDEDTWTILVEDMYDAQGKVWRTSEMGPYMAWEVPACVWAANSSYDHVTGRVLLDRVLAGGKEPDWLAAREGRLKAGTFEPDGLRRATTR from the coding sequence ATGGACATCAAGACGATTTTTCTCGGTACGACGCTCGTACTCGGCGCGGCAGCCCACGCCGCGGTCGGCGAGCAGGAAGCGGCGAAGCTCGGCAAGGAGTTGACACCGGTGGGTGCCGAGCGCGCGGGCAACAAGGACGGGACGATTCCCGCCTGGACCGGCGGCGACATGAAGGCGCCGGCCGGCTGGAAGACGGGCGCGCCGCGCCCCGATCCGTACGCGGCCGACAAGCGCCTGTTCTCGATCGACGCGTCGAACGTCGACCGCTACAAGGACAAGCTGGCGCCTGGCCAGGTCGAGATGGTGAAGACGATCCCCGGCTACCGCATGGACGTCTACGCGACGCACCGCTCGTGCGGCTACCCGGAGTTCTTCTACGAGCGTACGAAGAAGAATGCATCGACCGCGAAGATGGCTGCCAACGGTCACGACATCGCCGAGGCCATCGGCGCCGCCGTGCCGTTCCCGATCCCCCACAGTGGCGCCGAGGCGGTCTGGAACCACAAGTTGAACTGGAAGGGCGAAGGCTTCACGTCGCATTACGCCGGCTACATCCCGCCCAAGGGCAGCGACAGCATCGGCGAGCCGATCGCGCAGGACGAATTCGAAACGTCGCCCATGTGGTCGCCGTCGAACAAGGGCATCGCCGACGCGCGCGGCATCGAATACCAGATGCTCAACGTGTTCACCGGCCCGCCGTCCATCGCCGGCGATGCGACGCTCGCGCAATACAACTTCTCCAAGCCGAACGACGTCTGGCTGTACTTCGCGAGCCAGCGCCGCGTGCGCCGCGCACCGACGTATCAGTACGACGCGCCGGTGCTGAACACCGAAAACCTGGAAATCGTCGACCAGTACCTGCAGTTCAACGGCCCGCTGGACCGCTACGACTGGAAGATCGCCGGCAAGAAGGAGGTCTACGTCCCGTACAACACTTATCGCCTGAATTCGCCGGCGAACAAGGTCGCGGACGTCGTCAAGCCGAAGTTCTTCAGCCGCGACCTGACCCGCTACGAGCTGCACCGCATGTGGGTTGTGGAAGCGACGCTCAAAGAAGGCATGCGCCACATGTTCCCCAAGCGGACCTTCTACATCGACGAAGACACGTGGACGATCCTCGTCGAGGACATGTACGACGCTCAGGGCAAGGTCTGGCGCACGTCCGAGATGGGACCGTACATGGCGTGGGAAGTGCCCGCGTGCGTGTGGGCGGCCAACAGCAGCTATGACCACGTCACGGGCCGCGTCCTGCTGGACCGCGTCCTCGCCGGCGGCAAGGAACCCGACTGGCTGGCCGCGCGTGAAGGCCGGCTGAAGGCGGGCACTTTCGAACCGGACGGCCTGCGCCGCGCGACGACGCGCTAA